The Chitinophagales bacterium sequence TTCATTGGGGAGCATGCAGCGGGTCTCGCAATTTACAAACTCAGGAAAATTTCCGTTCATGCAAGCACCTTCATTGGCAATGAGCATGCCCCTGTTGGCCCACACCGCTGTTTGATCTGCCGGGCAATTTCGCCAAAACTGATCGCCAAAATCAGGTGTATTGTAAATCAGGTTGTGGTGTACCATCAGCTTTGTTGAATTGTCATTGTAAAAATTCAGGCCGTTGTCGTGCAGCTTATTGTTGTAGGCATTGCCTCTTTGGCTGTTGTGAAAATTCAGTCCTTCGCCACGGGTATAGGCTATTTCTGAATCGTGGATGGTACAGTCTGTGCTGTTCAAAAACTTAATGCCACTCGGCCAGGTACAGGGACTGGTCAAATGCTCATTTCCGGGCCGGCCGGCATAGCTCGACACACAATTTCTCACCAAAACGGTATCCGCACTGCGCAGCAGCATGGCAAATAAACCCACACTGTCCACTTCTACATTTTCTACCAGCACATTGTTTTGCCTGGGTTCCGAAGCGGGTCGGCTCAGCAAAAACCCAATTCCCGTGCTGTATTTCAGTTTGATGTTTTTGACAAAAACATGATCCCCACAGAGCACCAGCAGATGATTGGAAGCAAATGAATCCACAGTGCCTCCAATAGTAACATCGCCCATTCCGAGGATACTGATGTTTTTGTAGGTATTGCCATTTTTCCAATTGGAAGCCGTTTGCTGAAAACTTCCGCTCGGCCTGTAATGCCCGGGTTTAAAAATGATCAACCCATAAGCATGTCCGCCATTGACACCGGCTGTGCCAAAAGGCAATTTTTGCATGGCGGTACTAAAAGATTTTACCGGCTGGGTGAATGTTCCCGGGTTGTTGTCATTGCCGTTCGGATCCATATACACCGTGTCTGTAATCGTGTAATTGCCCGTATTGACCACAGGCTCAGGAATGGAGAACTGCGCAAAAAGCTGGCTACTGCAAAAAAGCAGGATCAATATGCTGAAGCGATACATTATTGTTTTTTTGCTGAATATAAATCTAAAATCCAGTGCCGACAAGTTTTCTCCGATTTTTAAAATAAAAAACTAAAACTTTAGTTGTTAAACTAAATAATTAGTTTTAAGTTTGTCTTAGGTCATGGAGAAATGCTATAATCTTTGTGGCTTTGGGTCTTCGTGGCAAAAGCAAAATTTAAACACATGAAACCATTAACAAAAGCAGAAGAAGAGATCATGCAGGTGCTTTGGAAATTGGAAAAGGGCTTTGTGAAAGAAATCATTGACGAGCTGCCAAAGCCCAAGCCTGCATACAATACGGTATCGACCATTGTGCGTATTTTGGAGAAAAAGGGTTTTGTAGATCACGAAGCATTTGGCAAAAGCTATCGCTATTATCCGCTCATCAGCAAATCGAGCTATTCCAATGATTCCATTAAATCGCTGATGCAAAACTATTTTGGCGGATCCTTTGAAGAGCTGGTCTCCTTTTTTGTAAAGAAAAATGACATTGATATTGCCGAAGCGGAAAAACTGATTGAAGAAATCAAAAAAAACAAACCGTTATGAACTGGATAAATGCATTTATCATCAGCAATGTATCGCTTATTGTATTTTTTGGCATCTACTATTTGTGGCTGCAAAAGGAAACCCATTTTCAATTCAACAGGGCCTTTCTTTTATTTGGCCTGCTGTTTTCCGTGGCCTTGCCTTTTGTCCAATTGCCCCAAAGCACAGTTGTATCAGCAGTAACGGTTCCGCTTTTTACCCTAAATGAAGTATTGGTCACTCCCGAAACAGCAAGTGGCTCATTTAATTGGAAGCAGATTTTACTATGGACATACGCAGGTATTGCCCTGTTTTTGGCCCTAAAATTTTTGGCCGGGATTTTGGCCATTCTGCTTTTGGCTTTTAGAAACAAACGGCAGCAAATGTCCGGTTACACATTGGTGCAAACCGATAAAAATTCCATTTTCTCCTTTTTCCACTTCCTCTTTTGGAACGATGAGTTGGCCGACAGCAAATCGGCCTCGAAAATACTGCTGCACGAACAGACCCATATCCGGCAGTGGCACAGTTTGGATATTGTTTTAGTGGAGCTCTTGAAAATTGTCTTTTGGATCAATCCGGCCATTTGGGTCCTGCATAAAAGCATTCGGCTAAACCACGAATACCTGGCAGATGCCGTGGCCTGTACAAGCGAAAAATCCGACACGGTTTCTTATTCAAATATATTGCTCGCACATATTTTTGGCACCAATGCCCATGTGCTTGAAAATAATTTTTTCAATCATTCACTCACTAAAAAACGTATCGCTATGCTGACACAAAAAAGATCATTGAATAGTACAAAGTGGAAATACCTGCTGTTTATTCCCGCTGTTTTTATCGGATTTTACTTTGCTTCCTGCACCGATCAGAAAGAAGAGGTGATAAAAGAAATAGAAGTAAAAAAAGAACTCGGGGAAGAAACTGATAACAAACTCTCAGAAGATTTACCAATGTTTCCCGGAGGAGAAAAAGCACTTATTGAATATTTAAGTACTGAAATCACATATCCCGAATCTGCAAAGGAAGCCGGAATAGAAGGAACAACATTTGTCCGGCTGCTGATAGACGAAAAAGGGGAGGTGTATGAAGCCGAAGTAGCAAAAGGCTTTAATGAGGCCTGTGATGCCGAGGCCCTGCGCGTAATAGAAGATATGCCCCGTTGGAATGTGCCTGCATTGAAAGAAGGCGAAGAGCGAAAAGTGGAATTTGTGTTGCCTATAAAATTTGTGCTTTCAGATAAAGAACAATAAAACCTTGTGAAACCCAAAGCCTCATAACCTATTGTTTTTTACAAGGAATCGTTGGGAAAACCGGAGGATTAAAACTTCGGTTTTCTTATTTTTAGAAAGCAATTATTTGGTGACTTTTCAATTCATTCTATATAACCCATACCCTTGACTGTTTTCAAACTCTTTCCCACGATTATCCTCATAGTTGCGCATTGCTTTGTTGCTGCGCAAACTTCCCATTTTGTTTTGTCCGATGACAGCGTAAAACTGCACTACAAAACCATTGGAACCGGCCATCCCATATTGATCATCAATGGAGGGCCGGGATTCAGCAGCGATGGTTTTCAAGCTATGGCCACCGAAATTGCAAAGCAGGGCTACCAGACCATTTTGTACGATCAAAGAGGAACCGGGCAATCCCTGATGGAAAAAACAGATAGCCACACCATCACCATGGATTTGATGACAAAGGATATTGAGGCCATTCGAAAGGATCTAAAAATAAAAGAATGGGTCGTACTGGGACATTCCTTTGGCGGTATGATGGCCTATTACTACGCCACCCGGCATCCCGATCAAATAAAAGCCATTGTAGCTTCCTCCTCGGGCGGATTAGACCTCTCGCTCCTGGGAACTACAGCCTCTGCCATTCAGGCGAAGCTCAGTCCTGCCGAAGCGGATTCACTGGCTTACTGGCGCACTCAGAGAAATAGCGGAGAAAACCAGGAATTGGCAAGAAGGCAATACGCGAAATTCCTGGCCCCGGCCTATGTTTATAAGCGCGAGAACATACCCACTGTAGCGAAAAGGCTGACGGAAGGAAATACTGAATTAAACGCACTGGTATGGCGCAATTTGATCCAAATCAACTATGATTGCAGCGAAGCTTTAAAAACATTCGCCAAACCTGTACTGATTATCCAGGGTAAAGAAGATATTTTACAAATTGAGCTGGCAGAAAAAGCAGATCGTGTTTTTCCGAATTCCACCCTTGTTTTGCTCGATAGTTGTGGACATTATGGCTGGTTAGACCAACCCGGAAAATATTACAATTCTATTTTTACTTTTCTTGATCAACAAGTGCTTTATGCTAAATAATTTTTGGGCAGGCACTTGCAATTTGCTGAATGGCCATTCATTTACTACAAATTATTATATTTGTTTTTTAAGGCAAAAAGTGATTAAAAACACTTATTCTAACACAAACAACTCTAAATCAATAACATAAGCTATTTTTGTTGGTTTTTTGGGTAGTTGTGTTTATTTATGGGTTGGCGGTTATAAAAAATGAAGATTCTACGAATAATTGAAATTAGTTTGGCTTCGGCTGCTCTATTAGGATTAGCATTGAAAGCCTATGGAATAGAGAAGGGTGGACTTTTTGTTTATTTAAGCCTAATGATACTTGGACTTCTTTACCTTTTTTCAAACGTCTTTTTGTATGAGAAGAATAAAAGAAAAACAGGGCTGGCAATAGTGAGCGAAATTGCTTTTGCTTTTGGTGTTTCTTCTATCATGTTCAAGGCTCAACTGATACCAAATCAACCAGATACACTATTAAAAACAAGTATTGTATTCTTGGCTATTATTGTTGCTTATATCATGTATCGACTCAGTAAGGACAAAGAATATAAAGACTTTTACAAAAAAAATCAGATTAGAGCAGTAGTAATTGCGTTGATTGGATTTGCATTCTACATGATACCAGCACGAACACTTGCGCATGTTTATTTCAGACACGACCCTACTTTGGAAGAATTAGAAATAAAAGCATTCGAACATCCTGATGAGGAAAAATATCATAAGGAATTGTATGACTACAAAATGAAAAAAGAATGAAAAACACAACAGCTAATACATCGGTAAAGAAAAAGCGGTCGGAAATCGGTAATTTGAAGTTTACAAACCCGTGTGAAGTTTATCGGTTGGATAAGGAATTACTCCGCGGCAACGCCATTCTTTAGCGCCAGAAACATTGCCGTCAGCTAAAAGAAACCGGTTGATAATTCGTATCTTTAAATATGGATAAAATTGAACAAGGGTTTATTGTTGACCGACTTACCGACTCGGTGTTAAACACTATTTCAGGCGATAGTTTCCAAACAGATATATCAACTCTGAAAAAATCAGACCTTGGAAATATAACCAAAAGAAAAGGTTGGAAATTTAATTGGAAATCTGAGTTTGATGACATGACCAAAGAAGTTTACAAACTGACCATTGAAAACAATCCAGACATTATTCAAGGACTCATAAGCATTTCATTTGAGCGAGATCATGTTTTCATGAACTTGTTAGAAAGTGCTCCGTTCAATTTAGGGAAGAATAAACTTTATGAAGGAGTTCCGGGAAATCTCGTGGCATATGCATGTAAATTATCTTTCCAAAAAGGTTTTGAAGGTTTTGTGGCATTTACAGCAAAATCAAATTTGATAAAGCACTATGAAGAGACTATAGGAGCATATCACTTTAAAAATCAACGCATGATTATAGCGACAGAAGCTGCCAAAATACTTGTAATGAAATACTTTAAAACAAAATAAAATGGGACACATATCAGAACCGAAAAACATTGACTTCATCATAGAAAGTCCTCCACTTTCAGACAAAGAAAGGCGGAAAATAAGTGAATTCATTGAAAAGTTGAAGAAGAAAAAGAACAGAAAATCAACGCTAAAACAAAAAAAGAAAAAACGACCCGCCAATCAAGACGGCTGAAGTTCCAATAACCGCCACTGCACCCGCCTTATTGAATTTTTTCGGGCAGGCCCTACACCATCCATAACTGTTTCACATTTGCAGAATAGACAGTGTAAGCTCCCCCAAAAACCATTAAACCCCGAATTTTCTTGGCCTTTTTTAAACTAAACAGTAATCTCGCAATTAATTAAGTGAACCAAAATCTAAAATCACAATGTCTTACACCGTTTTTTTATCAGGAGAAATCCACAGCAGTTGGAGAAATGAAATTATCAATGCAGCAAGGGAAAAGGGTCTGGGTATAGAATTTTCCTATCCCGAACTGGAGCACGATGCCAGCGACAACTGTGGCGTGGAAATCCTGGGAGCAGAGGACTCTAATTTCTGGAAAGACCACAAGGCGGCAAAGATCAATGCCATGAGAATTCGAAAGGGCATTGAAGAAGCCGATATTGTAGTAGTGCGCTTTGGCGAAAAGTACAAGCAATGGAATGCAGCCTTTGACGCGGGCTATGCTGCTGCACTTGGCAAATCACTGATCATCAATCATCCAGAAGAATTCACCCATGCGCTAAAAGAAGTAAATGCTGCAGCCAACGCTACAGCCCACAATAATCAACAAGTCATAGAGTTATTGACTTACCTTTGCAGAAAATAGTTTGTAAATAGCTGTTAAAATTCCTAAAATAGAAGCATAGATTTTTGAGAATTAGGAATTTATTGAGCTCTTTTGCGTAAATTAAGTTGTTTTAAATAAGTAAGAAAATAATAAATACTTCATGAATACAACAATGAGAAAATACATCGGCTTATTACTGCTTGCTTTTATTGTGCTGAGCCTGCCGGCTTGTAAAGCAAAAAAAGAAGCAGCGGCAAAAGCGGCTGCCGAAGCAGAAGCGCTTCAGAAAAAAACGGATAAAGCCAGAAGCACCCTTCAGTCCATGCTCGATTCAGATGATATGAGCTCTGCTGAAATGGAAGAAAAACTCAATGAAATTAAAAGCTGGAACCTCGATGACGCTGAAGTGAACAGGCTTATTCCTTTAGTAGAAGACAAAATCGAGCAAGTAAAAATCAGGGAAAAAGAAGAAGCCCGGGAACGAAAAAAGGAGGCCAATAAAAAAGCGGTGATTGATAAATTCCGCGCTATTGCCAATGCGGGTTCTGCTTCTGAGGCCAACAAACATATCGATCAGGCGATCAACTTATTTGAATCACCGGATGCGCCTATTTTGCTGATCATAAAAATCACCGGTGATGTGGTTGATTACGATAGGCCAACTACAGCCAAGCGCTACCTGAATTATGTGAAAGATCAAAAAACCTTTACTTCCAATATTCACTCCGTTGAATTTAATGAGGAAGGTGAAATCATTGAATTAGTCCTAAAAAAATAAGCCAATCATGTTTAAAAAATCCTATTTCCTGTATCCTGTATTGTCGCTATTATTGCTGTTCAGCACTGCTGAAATACAGGCGCAAAGCGAAGAGATCAGTCCGGAGCGCAAACACGCAATTGACTCGCTGGCACTTGAAAAAATCAATGACCTGAGCAAATACATCAAAATTGTAGGCAATAAGAAAACAGATTTTTCTGAAGCCAAAAGAGTCATTGATCGCGCTGAAGAGCTATTTGCCGAAGGCAGTCAAATTGCAGTTTCCACCCTTGCAAGCGAGAAAATTACTTATTATAAAGTGCGCCCTTATTTTGAGCATTTGATGGCGCTCAACTACGACAAAGTCAATATTAAGTGGTACGATATTCAATATGTGAGCGATCTGGAGCAACAACCCGATGGCCGCTATGTTGGGGTTATTACCATTTACCAGCGCTTTGAAGGCGAACAAAAAGACGGACTTAAATACAAGGACACTACAAAAAAGGATATTACCGTTTATGTTGAGCGCAAACAAACCCAAATCCGTGGTCGCCTGATCGATTTCTGGGATGTGCTTTTGGGTGATATTCGTGTAATAGAAACCAAATCGTGAATGGATTGACCGCTATATTGTTATTGCTGTTCAGCATTCATTTTATAACAAACGCTCAATCTACAAGTGAAGATGCCCTGGTAGATGAGCGTTTTTTTTATGCTGAAAACAAACAGCTCAACCAGTTTTTCAGGCGCTTTAATGGCGAAGAAGATATTCTGGGCAATCGCTACTACAAAAAAGACAAGCTCTACCGCAATGCAGATTTGCGCAAAGGCTATATCAAAGAGCTTTTTGACGAGCAAAACCAACTCCTGAAAGCCGAAGAAAAACAAGCTTTTATCAACCAGGTTGTGAATGAATCAGACCCGCAATACCTGGAGTTTCACGGGGGGAAGTGGATGGCAGAAGTACAGGCCAATTTCTCCTACCTTGATTCCGTGCGTGACTTTAAGCTGTTTTTCAAACTTCAGAAAGAAGAGGTGGGCTCAAAATGGGTTTTGTATAAAGTGAATACAGCGGCTTTTGCGCATCTAATGGGTACTGCTGAAACAGAAGCTGAAATGAAAGAGAAATTTCTACATCCGCTCAGCCACGAACTTGATTTTACCAACCTGGTAAAATATTTTAAAGCAGGAGAGAACCTTGCCCCTTTTGTAGATGAAGCCTTCAGTCAGGATGCTATGTCGCTTTTTCTCTATGCACTCAAACGGGGCGATATCAAATTGGAAAATATCAGGAAGGTGAACTTTCATTTCTGGCAAATCCCCGGCTGGTATTTTGAGGTGGAAAGATTCAATCGCAAGGAAAGCTATAACAATGGGCTGCTGATATCTAAACTCAGCAGAGTACCGGAACAACACAAAGAAAACTGGATAAAAGCTATAATCAATGATTGAGCGGCTTTTGCGCAAACGGATTTTTATTACAGCACTCTGTCTCCTGACATTGCCCCCCGCCTTTGCACAAGAGGATGCATCCATGCAACTCGACCCCAGGGAACTGGATGAATACAAAGAAAATGCGGGGTATTTTATAGGTGTATTGCAGCAGTATTTCAATATTGTAGGCGATTCCTCTGCGCCATTCAGCGAGAAAAAAGTGATTTTTACGGAATCCTGGCAGAAGCTTTTCAGAGATTCGAAAGTCCAGGTAGAAGATGATCTTGATCCTGGTAGAAGCCATATTATTTACAAAGACATCACTGCCTATTTAAAAGACATTGACTTCTTTTTTCAACATGCTGAATTCAATTTTGAAGTGAAAGAAATAATGCCCCTGATAAACGATGAAGGGCATTTGTTTTTGAAAGTGGATTTGCATCAGCGCCTCAATGCCATAGATATTGATGGAGACACTATTCGCAAAGAAGGGGAGCGCTTTGTGGAAATATCTGTCAATCGGCAGGAGCAAGACCTTAAAATAGTAAGCATTTATTCCAACAAAATAAGTGAAGATGTAAATCTGCTAAAATGGTGGCAAAACCTCTCTGGAAACTGGCAGGCGTTTTTTGCCAAAAAAGTATTGCTCAGCGATTCGCTCTATCTTTTTGATGTGTTGAAGGACAAAGACAGCATAGATTTTACAAATGATTTTCTACACATCGCACAGGCAAAAGATACAAGCAGCAAATCAGATACCCTATATTTTACTGATGACAAAGTGCTGAATCAGATCAGAAGAATCACACTTTCGGAATCGTTGAGTATCAGTGGCGACAGCAGTCTGCGCAATTTGAATGCCCTGCATGTTTTTTCAAATTTGCGACAATTGGATATTTCACATACTAAAATCCAGGATCTTTCACCCATTCGCCACTTTACTGATCTGCGCTATCTAAATGCTTCCTATTCTTTGGTTTACGACATCAGCCCACTTCAGTACAATTCAGGATTGAAATATTTAGACCTCAGTTTCACCTTGATAGAAAAACTGGATGTACTGTATCGATTTATCAATCTGGAGTTGCTCAATTTATCCAATACACGTCCTCAGAGCCTGAAGGGCATTGAAAATCTTTCTGCATTAAAAGAACTGGGGCTGGCCAATATGCAGCTTGAACAAGTTGAATACCAGCGTTTGCAGCATTTAAAAGCCCTGGACTACTTAAAATTGTCTCATTCAAATATTCAGGATTTAAGCCCACTGAGTAATTTGCAAAACCTGACCCGATTAGACATTCGCAATACTGAAATTTCTGATATAACCCCATTGTCGAGTTGCGATGCATTAAAGATCATCAATCTGGAAGGTGCGCCACTCAGCAGCCTGCTTCCGCTTTTGGTTTTACCTGATATCAAGAAAATATACTGCGACAATACCCGTATCAGTAAAAAACTGGCCTATGATTTTATGTCAAAAAGGCCGGGAACATTGGTAGTGCACAATTCAAAATATCTTTTCAACTGGTGGCAATCCTTATCTGAGGAATGGAAATCTATTCTGGCCCCTCAGTATAATAGCAAACTGGACAAGGAAGCCCTTCAGGAAATTGCTTCACAGGGCAAAATAGATATCAGCGGACGCAAAGACATTCATTCTATTGAAGCAGTGGCAATTCTTGAAAATCTTACCTATCTGGATATCAGCAATACATCTGTGGAGGATATAACACCGCTTTCCGATTTGCGCAACCTCAAATACATTGACATTTCAAATACCAGTGTAAATTCGTTAGTGCCTTTGATTCTATGCTCTAAACTAATTACATTAAAAATGGAATCTACTCCAGTGCGTTCATTGACCCCGCTTAAAAGTATCCCTGAACTCGCGGCTATTTATGCAGATAGCAGTGCTGTTGATCCACAAAGCTTCGATTCTTTGGTATTTAGGAATGAGTCTTTGGTAATTATACACAAGACTGCTTATTATATGGAGTGGTGGAACAATCTCGAACAGGATTGGAAACATATTCTTGCAGACCCAATTGATGTGCCATTAGAACCTGGCAAATTGCAATTGCACAGAATTATCCATCAAAAAACACTGACTATAACGGGCAATCGAAAGATCACTTACCTTGAACCGCTTAAAAAATTGCGCTATTTAAAAGAACTTCATATTTCTGAAACCGGTGTAAGTGATTTGTCTCCATTGAAAAAACTGATATACCTGGAAAAATTAAGCATAACGGATGGCCCTTTAAAAAACTTGATCGGTATTGAGCCCCTGATAAATCTTGAGCATCTGAACATCAGCAATACACCTGTTGATGATCTTGAACCCATTGAAGCTTTGCCAACATTAAAAGTGCTGAAATTGCAAGGAACAGCCGTAAGAAATCTGAAATCCCTTTCTGGGCTGCAAAGTCTGGAAGTACTGGATTGTAGCAATACCAATATTCGTAATCTTCGCCACATAGAGGGGCTGCCCAATTTAAAAACCATCACCTGCTATAATACCCGCATTTCCGATCGCTATATTGAGTCCTTCAAAGCGGAGCGGTATGGAGTGAAGGTTGTTTATTATTGACTTTTTATCCCTCTTAAACAATGCATTAGACAATATTAACTAATGCATATTAAACAGATTAATGATTACTCCTGCAATAATGGCAATTCCAAAACTTAACATTGTGCCAATAAGCACATATTCTGTTTTTAATGTGTCGCTATCTTTATATCGTAAAATTGACTTTGCTGCAATTAAAAACCCCACTGCTTCAAATTGATTTAATAAGATAAATGTTAGGACCAATAACCTTTCTAAAATGCCTATTAGTTTTCCTGCATGAGGTAAATCGTTATTTTCAGGTGTTTTGATTTGATAAGCATAAAATACCTGTTTGATAAAAATATTAGCTGGCTTTAAGCAAATTAAAAACCCTGCAAACCCTAAAATATATTTTTCATCAATATTTATTTCTATCAAAGGTTGAATGCCACAATATTCTTTGAAAAGGAAAACCACAGCTGATAATATTATTAGATGTAGTGTCTGATCAATAAAAAATGAATATCTGCCAAATTTGGGATGCTTATTTATATGTATTTTTAATCCATCAATCACAAAGTGAGTAACTGCAATAATGAGTGCCCCAAATACAAAGTTTACTTGAAGCGAAAAAATCCATGATAATAAAAAGACGATAAGAATATGCCATTTCAAAAATGTACTTTTGAAACCAAGATTATTTTTGCTTCTGGCATTTTCATCAGTCTGAAAGAAAAAATCCGTCAACAGGTGCGCTACTATTTGAAGAATTAGAAATTGTGCAACACTCATGTTATTAATAGTTTGAAATAACCTTATTAAAATAATCCACAGCTTTTTCTATACTATTCCAGCCCAAACTCGTTGAATGTTGATTCACAACTGACTGACTGATCTTTAATTTTTTAGCAATAGTATCTTCACTATTATAAAGTAGTTTTAAATACAAAACTTCAGATTGTCTTGATGTAGCTTTACTAATTAATACATCCAATAGAGAAAATAAAGGGTCAAAAACTTTATCCAGTTCTTCTTCGTTCGATACAAAGTTTAATGTGTTTTTTATCACAATCCTTTTTTTGTTGTGTGTGGAAAATTCATTTATCAATCTTCCAGAAAGATATATAGCTTCCCCGTCTATAATTCCTTTTTCCCTATCAAAACGAGTTAATTCGCCATACCCTATGGCCAATCGAATACCATGCGTTTTAAACAACTTTATCTTATTATTATTTTTGTAAAGTGAATTATTACTCAATGGTATAGCCTTAACAAAGCTTTTTACTGCAAGAGCAACTCTAAGTGCATTTTGTGGTTCGGGAATTACGCATTCTATATAATCACCTTTTATTATTCTGCCATATACATTGAATTCCTTACTTAGTTCTTTCAAAAGCTTTTGAAAACTGTTCTCTAACAGTTCCCTGTCATCATCAGTTAAGCTTGTTGAAGAAATTACATCTCCTGAAATTACTGCTTTATTCATATAGCTTTTTCACAAAAATAACAAAATATAAGCTCATAAACCTATAAATAACATTTATAGGCTCTAAAGCCTATAATAAACATTTATCTGTTTTGGAGGCCATACTTTTAAAGTCCCAAAAATAAAATAATAATATGTAAAAGGTGAATTTTAGATATAAAATACATTGAGCAAGAAAAACGAATGAAATATTTCACAAGCATGTTTATCAGTCATCATTCCTTTTCCCTCCTAAACAACCGCTTAAAAAACCCCGGTTTGTCTTCTTTGTCTTTTACTTTTTCACCTTCTTTTCTTTTAAATAGCCCTTTTACAGAATCGAAAAAATTCTTGTCGCGATAATCCTCGCAATCGAGTTTGCTTTGCAATTCGGGAGTGAGTTCGTCAAAATTTGCCTTGCTGTATTGCTCTAATTTGGCATTGCTATTAAGCTGCTGAAAAAATTTGGCAAATATAGGCAATGCCATTGCTGAACCGCTACCATAGGTTCCTGTCCTGAAATGGATCAATGGACTTGAAGCACCCACCCACGCACCGGCCACTATTTTGGGGTTGTAGCCGATAAACCAACCATCGGTATAGTCTTGTGCAGTTCCGGTTTTGCCTGCCAACTGGTTTTTCAGCCCATAGCTATTGCGCAATTTACTTGCCGTTCCTCCCTCAACTACGCCCTGCAACATGGCCGTCATCAGCCGGGCAATGTTTGAGTCCAAAACTTCCTCTCGCTGTGCAGTGTCTTTTTCAAATAGGATATTGCCCTGTGGGTCTTCTATCCGGGTAATCATATAAGGGTCAATTCTGTAGCCGCCATTGGCAAATACAGCATAGGCTTTTACCATTTCCAGCAGCGATACACTGCCTGTTCCCAGTGCAATACTTGGTTCAGCGGGCAAGTCAGAATCAATTCCGAATTTCCTGGCTGTTTTCAGTACCTCATCAATGCCGGTTTCGAAAATTGTTTTTACGGCAGCAAGGTTTACTGATTTTTTTATAGCTCCCGCCATACTGTAAAACCCGCCATATTCATTGTCGTAATTGCGCGGTGTCCAGTTCTCATAGGCTTCATAAAACCTCTGCTCGTTGGAAATATAGTCGCAAGGCTCGGCTCCCTGCACCAGGG is a genomic window containing:
- a CDS encoding alpha/beta hydrolase; the protein is MTVFKLFPTIILIVAHCFVAAQTSHFVLSDDSVKLHYKTIGTGHPILIINGGPGFSSDGFQAMATEIAKQGYQTILYDQRGTGQSLMEKTDSHTITMDLMTKDIEAIRKDLKIKEWVVLGHSFGGMMAYYYATRHPDQIKAIVASSSGGLDLSLLGTTASAIQAKLSPAEADSLAYWRTQRNSGENQELARRQYAKFLAPAYVYKRENIPTVAKRLTEGNTELNALVWRNLIQINYDCSEALKTFAKPVLIIQGKEDILQIELAEKADRVFPNSTLVLLDSCGHYGWLDQPGKYYNSIFTFLDQQVLYAK
- a CDS encoding right-handed parallel beta-helix repeat-containing protein; translation: MYRFSILILLFCSSQLFAQFSIPEPVVNTGNYTITDTVYMDPNGNDNNPGTFTQPVKSFSTAMQKLPFGTAGVNGGHAYGLIIFKPGHYRPSGSFQQTASNWKNGNTYKNISILGMGDVTIGGTVDSFASNHLLVLCGDHVFVKNIKLKYSTGIGFLLSRPASEPRQNNVLVENVEVDSVGLFAMLLRSADTVLVRNCVSSYAGRPGNEHLTSPCTWPSGIKFLNSTDCTIHDSEIAYTRGEGLNFHNSQRGNAYNNKLHDNGLNFYNDNSTKLMVHHNLIYNTPDFGDQFWRNCPADQTAVWANRGMLIANEGACMNGNFPEFVNCETRCMLPNEVFPNVDSMFVYNNIFQNTGTAIAFWQGVTDIAGANCIRNVYIFNNTIIGVMGSAGVSSTGLVNLFFPNYNEFVNSFYGYLENVRITHNIFTYDTAAYPNMMPVKMDFHAKHPGPKDISFDHNLWINDHSYIGANGKVRPQMPGQTYLLTDSLKSIIPGPDNAYWIDTVPNPFALLTDDYSYQLRNGNTNVGAMEYRDSIKDSIPEDTVSVAGINAKEKIQIFPNPCFNCNYLTISGESMAETYDYRIYSLAGNEVVFGKVNKGKINISCHLSGMYILLLENKEIRLTKKIVLNRN
- a CDS encoding M56 family metallopeptidase; this translates as MNWINAFIISNVSLIVFFGIYYLWLQKETHFQFNRAFLLFGLLFSVALPFVQLPQSTVVSAVTVPLFTLNEVLVTPETASGSFNWKQILLWTYAGIALFLALKFLAGILAILLLAFRNKRQQMSGYTLVQTDKNSIFSFFHFLFWNDELADSKSASKILLHEQTHIRQWHSLDIVLVELLKIVFWINPAIWVLHKSIRLNHEYLADAVACTSEKSDTVSYSNILLAHIFGTNAHVLENNFFNHSLTKKRIAMLTQKRSLNSTKWKYLLFIPAVFIGFYFASCTDQKEEVIKEIEVKKELGEETDNKLSEDLPMFPGGEKALIEYLSTEITYPESAKEAGIEGTTFVRLLIDEKGEVYEAEVAKGFNEACDAEALRVIEDMPRWNVPALKEGEERKVEFVLPIKFVLSDKEQ
- a CDS encoding BlaI/MecI/CopY family transcriptional regulator, which gives rise to MKPLTKAEEEIMQVLWKLEKGFVKEIIDELPKPKPAYNTVSTIVRILEKKGFVDHEAFGKSYRYYPLISKSSYSNDSIKSLMQNYFGGSFEELVSFFVKKNDIDIAEAEKLIEEIKKNKPL
- a CDS encoding YtoQ family protein, translated to MSYTVFLSGEIHSSWRNEIINAAREKGLGIEFSYPELEHDASDNCGVEILGAEDSNFWKDHKAAKINAMRIRKGIEEADIVVVRFGEKYKQWNAAFDAGYAAALGKSLIINHPEEFTHALKEVNAAANATAHNNQQVIELLTYLCRK